The Candidatus Zixiibacteriota bacterium genome segment GTCGATATCACCGACGTGCGAATCGGCGACCGATTGGCGGTCGGCGTCACGCTGCTGGAGATCACGCAACTCGGCAAGGAATGTCACAACCGCTGCGCGATCTACTTCGCTGCGGGGGATTGTGTGATGCCCCGCGAAGGCATCTTCGCGCGCGTTCTGATCGGAGGCGGTGTCCGAGTCGGCGATGCCGTGCAGATTCTCCATGTGGCCGAGGGTCACGACTCCACGTCATGTGCGGGTGTGAACGAGTCGGTGGCCGTCAACGCCGGATCAACACCAAACGGACCGCCGCGATCAGAATCAGGCACGCGAAGATCAATTCCAGATGTCGGGGTTTCGCCTTGAGCGCCCCATAACGTGAGCCGACAAACGCCCCCAGCATACATACCAGTCCGTACACGGCAAGTCGCTGCCCATCAACCAACCCGCCGCCCGCGACATGCGCACTCAGCGCCGCCGCCGAGCTGAGCATCACGTACAGAC includes the following:
- a CDS encoding MOSC domain-containing protein: MADWGIRGDAHAGPWHRQISLLASESIAKIRARGLNVRPGAFAENITTFGVDITDVRIGDRLAVGVTLLEITQLGKECHNRCAIYFAAGDCVMPREGIFARVLIGGGVRVGDAVQILHVAEGHDSTSCAGVNESVAVNAGSTPNGPPRSESGTRRSIPDVGVSP